A single window of Nicotiana sylvestris chromosome 3, ASM39365v2, whole genome shotgun sequence DNA harbors:
- the LOC138887434 gene encoding uncharacterized protein, which produces MVKTTKEFTEADKKVVEKNFRAKKIRVCGMGPKEYDRISTWDTTKGIWEALQMAYEGTTQSEDKSNTGEEIGYDSTFALITQSDDDEDNGNKEDRDSLILELKEFEHTREDLVVAVTDHKKTIEILRKEKSDLLAETAHQREIIVKPWTKSKPESFERGKEIAKATTALLPNDSKKGREQGSKGRKLLTTLRVRASLSLITGLVPNVGTLCASKKVSRPRINQFRKTKQLGTEKGSVQQWFMDSGYSKHMTGNTTDFLSLKSLQGGSVSFGNGKNGYILGIGKVGKSLAHSIENVYYVNVLKYSLLSVSQIYDKGIKVEFLPKICTVTDLVTGEIVLVAKRYKNIYVADFESLQSGDLHCLKAVD; this is translated from the exons ATGGTAAAAACCACCAAAGAATTCACTGAAGCAGACAAGAAAGTtgtggagaagaattttcgtgccaagaaaattcgGGTATGTGGAATGGGACCTAAAGAGTATGATAGAATCTCTACCTGGGACACTACAAAGGGaatatgggaagctttgcaaatGGCTTATGAAGGAACTACACAA TCTGAAGATAAATCTAATACAGGCGAGGAGATTGGatatgactcaacttttgctttgataactcaatcagatgatgatgaagacaatggcaacaaagag GATAGGGATTCCTTGATCTTAGAACTAAAAGAATTTGAGCATACTAGAGAAGACTTAGTGGTTGCAGTTACTGACCACAAGAAAACCATTGAAATccttagaaaagaaaagagtgatctaTTGGCAGAAACTGCACACCAAAGGGAAATAATAGTAAAACCTTGgactaagtcaaaacctgaaaGTTTTGAAAGAGGAAAGGAGATAGCAA AAGCTACCACTGCCTTGCTTCCTAATGATAGTAAAAAAGGCAGGGAgcagggttccaaagggagaaaactcctcacaACCCTTAGAGTAAGAGCATCACTGTCTCTGATAACTGGACTCGTACCTAATGTGGGAACACTGTGCGCTTCAAAGAAAGTGTCCAGGCCAAGAATCAATCAATTCAGAAAGACAAAGCAGCTG GGAACAGAGAAAGGAAGCgttcaacaatggttcatggatagtggataTTCGAAACACATGACTGGGAATACCacagactttctttcactaaaatccctgcaaggagggagtgtatcctttggcaatggaaAAAATGGATACATTCTTGGAATTGGAAAAGTTGGGAAGTCGCTCgctcattctattgaaaatgtgtactatgtcaatgtgCTTAAGTACAGTCTCCTAAGTGTTTCTCAAATCTATGATAAAGGAATCAAGGTAGAATTCTTGcccaaaatatgtacagtcactgaCCTTGTGACTGGTGAAATAGTATTGGTGGCcaagagatacaagaacatctatgttgctgatttcgagtctTTACAGAGTGGTGATCTGCATTGTCTGAAAGCTGTTGATTAA